Proteins encoded by one window of Pelecanus crispus isolate bPelCri1 chromosome 8, bPelCri1.pri, whole genome shotgun sequence:
- the LOC104026919 gene encoding protocadherin beta-16, translating into MACGRRSRGSKRQVMLFILCFCVCQSVAETLRYSLAEEMERDSFVANIAKDLGVALSQLAARKARVVSEGNEQLFHLNQNTGVLTAKESLDREKICPQSDTCTLFFKIFFENPLQLIRGEVEVRDVNDNSPVFPEKEMVLEIPETTSPGSRFPLESALDKDVGSNGLQNYSLGSNSHFSLAFGTGKGGAKYAELVLERQLDHEMQRELNLLLTATDGGSPPRSGTAQVRIVVVDANDNIPVFDQEVYEVRLAENSPPEQLVVRVAAADSDEGSYGKVRYAFTQTPERSRQLFELNPATGEIRLTGNLDFEEAENHEMVVRATDGGGLSAHCKVQVEVLDVNDNAPEIALTSLTASITEDAQPRTVVALFSVRDRDSGDNGRTECSIDGNLPFGLIPTFDNYYELRTNAALDRERTAEYNITITAMDWGKTRLSSRESIFVQISDVNDNPPEFTQQIYTMLVTENNSPMFRIGSVKATDPDAGKNARVNYTLVRQQGKEQPDVSVNSENGDVYILRPLDYEEVRAFEVAVHAADCGSPPLSAQAVLRVVVRDENDNAPVVLHPPPDSSAAASELVPRWARAGYLVAKVVAVDADAGQNAWLSYELAKAAEPGLFRVGLHSGEVRTARPVADRDAPRQKLVVLVRDRGQPPRSTTVTLGIALVDGFSDAHLRVSEEAPASEPDGPLTLYLIICLACVSALFLATVVTAVVVKVRRARRSEAETLPTFPKAATESNAGSLPRSYVYDVCFAAGTVNSEFRFLRPLFPCFPAGLPPGPGEQRSFVCSQEAANPGEEGDWAAQVRDLAGQRRWGECEGSSVGQGVCSPLAVRTIGVAELLLEEPLGREERVERVSEALAGASQEDPARLSCSPSANSASLHLALCSEYSR; encoded by the coding sequence ATGGCGTGTGGGAGAcggagcagaggcagcaagaGGCAAGTGATGTTATTTATTCTGTGCTTTTGCGTATGTCAGAGCGTGGCCGAAACTCTCCGCTATTCTCTGGCGGAAGAAATGGAGAGGGACTCCTTTGTCGCCAATATTGCAAAGGACTTGGGGGTTGCTCTGAGCCAGCTCGCAGCTCGCAAGGCTCGCGTTGTGTCCGAGGGGAACGAGCAGCTTTTCCACCTCAATCAAAACACCGGAGTCCTGACAGCAAAGGAGTCACTGGATCGAGAGAAGATCTGTCCGCAGAGCGATACCTGCACACTCTTCTTTAAGATATTCTTTGAAAATCCGTTGCAGCTGATCCGAGGGGAGGTGGAGGTTCGTGACGTGAACGACAACTCCCCGGTGTTCCCGGAGAAGGAGATGGTTTTAGAGATTCCCGAAACGACATCTCCCGGGTCCCGTTTCCCTCTGGAAAGCGCCCTGGACAAGGACGTGGGCAGCAACGGCTTGCAGAACTACAGCCTCGGGTCCAATTCgcatttctctcttgctttcgGAACAGGGAAAGGTGGAGCAAAATACGCGGAGCTCGTCCTAGAGCGGCAGCTGGACCACGAAATGCAGCGAGAGCTGAATTTACTCCTCACCGCCACCGACGGGGGCTCGCCACCCAGGTCGGGCACGGCTCAGGTTCGGATCGTGGTGGTGGATGCTAATGACAACATCCCAGTCTTCGATCAGGAGGTCTATGAGGTGCGCCTGGCCGAGAACAGCCCCCCAGAGCAACTGGTGGTCCGAGTCGCGGCCGCGGATTCCGACGAAGGGTCCTACGGAAAAGTGCGGTACGCCTTCACCCAGACACCGGAGCGGTCCCGGCAGCTCTTCGAGCTGAACCCTGCCACTGGGGAAATACGGCTCACGGGCAACCTGGACTTCGAGGAAGCAGAAAACCACGAAATGGTGGTGAGAGCCACCGACGGTGGGGGGCTGTCTGCACATTGCAAAGTGCAAGTGGAGGTCCTGGACGTGAATGACAACGCCCCGGAGATAGCACTCACTTCCCTCACCGCCTCCATTACGGAGGACGCCCAGCCCCGGACTGTGGTGGCCCTGTTCAGTGTGCGGGACCGGGACTCCGGTGACAATGGCAGGACGGAGTGCTCGATCGACGGGAACTTGCCCTTCGGTCTCATCCCCACTTTCGATAATTACTACGAGCTGAGGACAAACGCGGCGCTGGACAGGGAGAGGACAGCGGAGTATAACATCACCATCACAGCCATGGACTGGGGCAAGACGCGGCTGAGCTCTCGGGAAAGCATCTTCGTGCAGATATCGGATGTGAACGACAATCCCCCAGAGTTCACCCAGCAGATTTACACCATGTTGGTCACGGAGAACAACAGCCCCATGTTCCGGATCGGCAGCGTGAAAGCCACGGACCCCGACGCGGGAAAAAACGCCCGCGTAAACTACACGCTGGTGCGGCAGCAGGGCAAGGAGCAGCCCGACGTGTCGGTAAACTCTGAAAACGGGGACGTTTACATCCTTCGACCACTGGACTACGAGGAAGTGCGCGCCTTCGAGGTGGCGGTGCATGCTGCCGACTGCGGCTCGCCGCCGCTCAGCGCCCAGGCGGTGCTGCGCGTGGTGGTGCGGGACGAGAACGACAACGCGCCCGTCGTGCTGCACCCACCCCCCGACAGCAGCGCGGCCGCGAGCGAGCTGGTGCCGCGTTGGGCGCGGGCGGGCTACCTGGTGGCCAAAGTGGTGGCGGTGGATGCGGACGCGGGGCAGAACGCGTGGCTGTCGTACGAGCTGGCCAaggcggcggagccggggctGTTCCGCGTGGGGCTGCACAGCGGCGAGGTGCGGACGGCGCGACCCGTGGCGGACCGGGACGCGCCCCGGCAGAAGCTCGTCGTGCTGGTACGAGACCGCGGACAGCCGCCGCGCTCCACCACCGTCACGCTCGGCATCGCCCTGGTGGACGGCTTCTCCGACGCTCATTTGCGGGTGAGCGAGGAGGCGCCGGCCTCCGAGCCCGATGGGCCGCTTACCCTGTACCTCATCATCTGCCTAGCCTGCGTGTCGGCGTTGTTCCTGGCCACCGTCGTGACCGCCGTGGTGGTAAAGGTGCGGCGGGCCAGGCGGAGTGAGGCGGAGACCTTGCCTACGTTCCCGAAGGCTGCCACGGAGAGCAATGCGGGCTCGCTGCCCCGCAGCTACGTGTACGACGTCTGCTTCGCCGCCGGGACTGTCAACAGCGAGTTTCGGTTCCTCAGAcccctcttcccctgcttccCCGCCGGGCTGCCCCCCGGTCCGGGCGAACAGCGGAGCTTCGTGTGCTCGCAAGAGGCGGCCAACCCCGGGGAAGAAGGCGACTGGGCTGCACAGGTGAGGGACCTGGCCGGGCAGAGGCGATGGGGGGAGTGCGAAGGGAgcagcgtggggcagggggtgtgcTCACCCCTGGCAGTAAGGACTATCGGTGTTgcggagctgctgctggaggagccacTGGGGCGGGAGGAGAGAGTAGAGAGGGTCTCAGAGGCGCTGGCGGGGGCATCCCAGGAGGATCCGGCACGGCTCAGCTGTTCCCCAAGTGCTAACAGCGCTTCTCTGCATCTAGCTCTATGCTCTGAGTATTCACGTTAG